In Oryza brachyantha chromosome 2, ObraRS2, whole genome shotgun sequence, a single window of DNA contains:
- the LOC121053429 gene encoding protein trichome birefringence-like 21 encodes MKSQKNSLSSPKRSAAIAAPIALLLALGVISLYDFAFSDRYPYIDAASSSSPSPATVRACNLTRGEWVRDAGAPYYTNLTCPFIDDHQNCMKFGKPSLEYVSWRWKPDGCELPRFDAARFLEAMRGKSMAFVGDSLARNHFKSLLCLLSKAAQPVEVGTAPEIDVTGRAVRRDYRFGSHGFTASLFWSPFLVKANLSNVTLGMWDLHLDTADARWAAHVAEFDYIVMSDTNWFLRPSVYYEGGRAVGRNGAAASAAVPNVTEIAVPRAVRAAFRTALGALPAAPGRFRGKAILRTVTPAHFENGGWNTGGDCVRTRPFRRDERALGAVEAEYRGVQVDAFREAEAAVRRNGGELLLLDITEAMDLRPDGHPSRYGHLPGGSVEGSFVVDCLHWCLPGPVDLWNELLFQMLVDQ; translated from the exons ATGAAGTCACAGAAGAACAGCCTGTCTTCCCCGAAGCGATCGGCTGCCATTGCTGCGCCGATCGCGCTCCTTCTAGCTCTCGGGGTCATCTCGCTCTATGACTTCGCTTTCTCTGATCGCTACCCGTACATTGatgccgcgtcgtcgtcctcgccgtctccggccACCGTCAGGGCGTGTAACCTGACGCGTGGCGAGTGGGTGCGGGACGCCGGGGCACCGTACTACACGAACCTGACGTGCCCGTTCATCGACGACCACCAGAACTGCATGAAGTTCGGCAAGCCCAGCCTTGAGTACGTGAGCTGGAGGTGGAAGCCGGACGGGTGCGAGCTTCCCCGCTTCGACGCGGCGAGGTTCTTGGAGGCCATGAGGGGCAAGTCCATGGCGTTTGTCGGGGACTCGCTCGCCAGGAACCATTTCAAGTCTTTGTTGTGCCTCTTGTCCAAG GCGGCACAGCCGGTGGAGGTCGGCACGGCGCCGGAGATCGACGTGACGGGGAGGGCCGTCCGGCGAGACTACCGCTTCGGCAGCCATGGCTTCACCGCTTCGCTCTTCTGGTCGCCCTTCCTGGTCAAGGCCAACCTGTCGAACGTGACGCTCGGCATGTGGGACCTCCACCTCGACACGGCGGACGCCCGGTGGGCGGCTCACGTCGCGGAGTTCGACTACATCGTCATGTCCGACACCAACTGGTTCCTCCGCCCTTCGGTGTACTACGAGggcggccgcgccgtcggGCGCAACGGCGCCGCAgccagcgccgccgtccccaaCGTGACCGAGATCGCCGTGCCCCGCGCCGTGCGCGCCGCGTTCCGCACGGCGCTTGGCGCCCTCCCCGCTGCGCCGGGGAGGTTCCGCGGCAAGGCGATCCTCCGGACGGTGACCCCCGCGCACTTCGAGAACGGCGGGTGGAACACCGGCGGCGACTGCGTCCGCACCCGCCCGTTccggcgcgacgagcgcgccCTGGGCGCCGTCGAAGCCGAGTACCGCGGCGTGCAG GTCGACGCGTTcagggaggcggaggcggcggtgaggaggaacGGCggggagctgctgctgctggacaTCACGGAGGCGATGGACCTGCGGCCGGACGGTCACCCGAGCCGGTACGGGCACCTGCCCGGCGGCAGCGTGGAAGGCAGCTTCGTGGTGGACTGCCTGCATTGGTGCTTGCCGGGGCCGGTTGACCTGTGGAACGAGCTTCTGTTCCAGATGCTGGTTGATCAATAG